The genomic window GAGACGGTCGCCCCGCTCGGCAGTGCGTGGTTGAGGAACGCGAATGGTTGCGGCAGCAACGATGGTGACACCGCACCACCTGACGAGGTATTGCCGAGCAAGATGAACACGCCCCAGGTGGGGATGATGGCCCATCGGTGAATCAGCACCAGCATGGTCGAGTTGAACGCGGCCGCGACCGCGATCTGCAGTGAAGTCAGCAGCCACAGCTCCGGGAACGGCGCATGCAGTGCATCCAGAATCGGTCCGGCCACCGCGGCAAGTGATGCACCGCCGGCGATCGCCAGGACGCCCAGACAGGCCAACCAACGGCCCAGCGTGAGCGTGTTGACGTTGGCGCGCAACTGAAACATCGTCACAAAGCCCAATATGGTCGCGGCTATGACGAGGTAGAACGTGGCCAGCCCACCGGGATCCGACGGCGGCAGCGGATGAAGATCGACAATGGGTAGCAGGTAGCGTCCGGGTGTCGGCTCGTCGAGTTGGGTCAGCACGTGCGCGGCCGAGGGGCCACTGGCACTGGAGATCAGCAGCTGCGGCGGTGTCTCGGTGGCGTCGATGACGGCGGTGATCGTTTGATGGTCGATCGCCGCGACCGCCGACTGGCGCGATGGGTAGCTGCGTACGTCGAAATCGTGCTGGCGCTGTTGCATTCCGGCGATGATCGGGCCGGTGACCGACGTCGGGCCCACTACACCGATCGGAAGTTGCCGCGGAGACGGTCTGCCCAGCGCGACGGTGTAGGCGGCCGCGAAACTGGATGTCATCGCGAGCGCGATGGCAATCACGGCGGCGGCTTTGCGGGTCTCGAGCGGGATGCGGCGCAGCGACCATCGCCGATGCTGTGGGCGGATCAGCGGTTGACCGTCCGACAGGTCGGCGTCGCATGGCGCGGCTGGCTGGGGCGGCATGACGCCTCGGCTACCCAGCTGAAATTTGCAGAAACATCCGCGCCGCCGGTCCACGTGTCGCAAGGCCTGCTGCCTCCGCTTGCCATAGAGTGCCATCGCGAAGCCCTAAGCGAGTGGTTCCACAGCGAAAGATTGTGTCAGGTCATGGATCTCGAACGCATCACGCATCCGTTGAGGTTGGCCAGAGGGTCGCACCAGCCGGGATCGGGCAAAGGCTGTGCGATGAACGTCATTTCGTACATCAATGGCGACGAGCAAATCACTGACTTCCCGGCCACTTCGGCACGGCCGTTGGCATCGTTCGTGCAGTTGTGCAACGACCTGCTGGCTGGACCGGACGGCTATCTGTCCCCACAAGACAGTGTGGTTGTGGTGGATATGGGGTGGCTCACGGTGGGGACCGCCGATGTCGCCGAAACCGTCACCCATGCCTGGGTGACCAAGTTGTTGACCAGCCCGCCGTGGGGCGTCGTGCGATACGCCGAAGGCCCCGCGGCAAAGGCGATCTGCGACATCGCCGAGCTGCATCGCGGATTCCTTCCGGGCGACACGCCCTCGATTGCCGCCTGGGACAGTGCCGCTCGCATCGCGCGTCAGGTCAGTGGGACGGTTCGCGGGGCTGAGTTGTATGCGTTGCGGGCCGCAACGCAATCTACGGCGTTGGTCGAGACCGACGACTGGGACACCCTCGATGCGGTAACCGGTAATGCGTTGCGGGCACACAGGCTGGCCAATGGTGATGCCGGAGCCGCGCGCATATTGGAAGTCACCCGCAATGCCATTCGCTCCTGGCGGCGTCTAGGTGGCTTGAGCGTTGTGGGCAGCGCGCCGTTGTCGCCGGCCGGCGTCAAGCACCGCCAAGGCGCACCAGCGGCGTGATCATCGCTGGCGGTGGCTGTCTCGGCGCAGCCGTACCGCTCGACTGACCGCCGTCGCCGCCGCCAACACCGCCATCGCCCCGAGAAGCATGGCCGCGACTCCGTACCCGATCGTGGTAAGCAGCAGCGGCAGGCCAAAGCCGATGTAGGTGACGGCATAAAACACGCCGGTGATGGCGCCCCGCGAGCGCTTCGGTGCCGCGGCTTCCAGGTCGATCAGACCCTCGCGCAGACACAGACCCGACGCGCAACCGAGGACCACGAGCAGCGGCACACCCATCTCGACCGTCATGGTCCGCGGTGCAGTGGCCGCGAGGGCGTAACCCACCGCAGCCAGCGATGCACCGACCGTGCCGGTTTGCGGACCCCACCGGCGCAGCCTGGCCAGTACCTGGATCGATCCGCTGGCACCGTTGACGATCAGGGCGGCGGTTCCTGCGGCCACCGGAGCCGCGAGCCCGGTGTGCAGCCGCGTGGGAATTGTCACGAACGCCAGGGTGGCCGAGGCGAATACCCAGGGCGCCAACGGCATGGCCCAGCTCAAGGCTCGTGCGGCGCCATGCTGTCCGGAGGTCGCTTGCTGCCGACCGATAGCTGTCACCGGCTTCGGTGCGGCCGCGCGGTGTACGGCCACGACGGTTGCCACCGCCGCCAGCACGACGAGCGCGGCGGCCACCAGAAACGAAGCTTCGACGCCCCGTTGTCCGGCCGTGCCGATGATGCCGCCAGCGAAGGGTCCGATGGCGAAGCCGGCAGTGAGTACGGCTCCGGCCGTGGCGGCCCCGCCGGGGCCCTTGAGGTCGGACGCCCAAGCCGTGCAGGAACTAATGGCCAATCCGACGCCGACTCCGACGATGAGGCGACCTACCAGCAGTACCCCGGAGTGCTGCGAAAGCAGCATGGCTACGGTGCCCGCTAGAGCGCCAGCCGAACCTGCGTACGCCACCGACCGTCGCCCGAGCGCGTCCGAGATTCGCCCACCGATAAGCAAACCGGGAAGCAAGCCGACCGCGTAGACGCCGAAGACCGCGTTGAGTGTCGCGGCGCTCAGGTGCTGGTGGTCACTGATCACCGGCATCAGCGCGGCAAAGTGGTTGGCAGCCCAGCCAATTGCGAGCAGGACGGCCAGCACTGCGGCGAACATGGCATCGATCGCGGTTCCTGCAGAGCGGTCGGTTGCCACACGCGCCGTAGTCACCGCATTCCTCCGCAGGTCTCGTCATCTGGCCGACCGACGAAGTGAAACGACGGCCCGGATCAGGAAGTTATTCCCCGTTGGTTAGGGGACACAGTTGTTTTCGGGCGCCAGTACCAAGCCGTGCGCCGGTCCGAGGATTCGCCGACTTGGCACGCGGTTGTGGTCGGAGGGCCGCGGCTATTTGCTGCAGCCCACCGGGATAGGCGACCTTGGAGTTGGCTGGGAGATTTCTAGGCGGCGCCGCGCCCAGTCCCGTCCACCCACTGCTAGGTGTCCGTGGCGGTCGGTCGACGGCGCACGGTTCAGGGTAGGGCAATTCGCTGCAGAAGATCGGCGGTGTGGGCTGCGCTGGTCGCCGCTGCGGTCAACCGCGGGGCTAACGCGCGGGCGCGCTCTGCGTACTGCGGAGTGAGGATCGTGGTCAAGTCGGCGATCAACGATTCTTCGGTGGCAGTCCCGAAAGGCCGCCCGGTCCCGACACCGAGTTGGGTCACTGCGGCCGCCCACATCGGCTGATCAAGCCATAGCCAGTGAATATGCATCGGTATTCCGGCGCGCATAGCTGCGGCCGTCGTGCCGGCGCCACCATGATGGACCACTGCACGGCAAGCCGGAAAGATCACCGCATGGTTGACCGCAGCCACTATCTTGACGTGGTCTGAACGGGGAAAATCAGCCAATTGTTCTGCCGCGCTGCAGATTAACGCCCGCTGGTTGAGTTTGCGGCATGCCGTGCTGATCATGTGCACCGTATCGGCTGCCGATTCCAGCGGTGTGCTGCCGAAGCCGAAGTAAATCGGCGGTGCATCAGCGGCAATCCACGACAGGACATCCTCGTCAGCATCTGTCGGCAGTTCCAACGTCAGCGCGCCGACGAAGGGGCGTCGCGCTTCTGGCGATACCCATTCGGCGGCCCGTCCAGGTAAGCAGATCTCGTCATAGGCTTGGACTTCCAGGATCCCGCTTTCGGCCATCCGTTGCGCCGCGCTTTTCGACGTTTCCGGTAGTCCCAAGGCACGGCGTTGCGCGTCTTCGGAGTGCTTGGCGATGACCGTCGCGGGCCCCCCAGACGCCCAGAGTCGTTCGGGGAAATAGTGCAGTGCCGCAAACGGGATGCCGTAATACTCCGCGACATTGGCCGTGAGCCCCTGTTCATTGAAACCACTGACCAGCAAATCAGCGCCGTCAGCCAGCGACGTGAGAGTCGCGCTCTTCTCCGCGTCGACCGCGCTCACGTGTTGGATCACGTGACCGAGGAGATCGAACCAATTCTGGGGTTTGGTCGCCAAGTCGCGGACCAACTCGCTGGCGGGGTTCAACTGCTCGCGGGAGTCGGGTCCGTACGCCACGGCGGTGAGCCCTGCGGACTCGACGAACTTCAGCAAGTTGGGCGGAACGGTCATCTGCACCTGGTGCCCGCGGTGTAGCAGCTCCCGACCGAGCGCGGCGCAGGGTTCCACGTCGCCGCGACTTCCGTAGCTGACGACCACGACTTTCATCGGGGACGAACCTAACTCGTCATCCTCCGAGTGCTCGAGCCGGTGGGGGATGTGCGGTGTCCTGGTCAGTTGGCTACAGCCTGGCGCGCAGCTGCGGTCCAGCGACCGAGTGCGGCAAGCCACGCCGGCCGGTCCGCTGACCGGCCGGACCAGGCGATGTAGCCATCAGGCCGAACGAGGACCGCCGGACCGCCGTCGGCGCGCTCGGCTTGGAGCAGGCCGACATCGAGTGTTGACGCCCCCTGCTCACGAATCAACACGAAGCCCGGCCTGCGTTGCAGGCGGGTGAGGCGGTCGTGCGTCAAGGGAATCTGAGTCGCCCGGGTGCCCACCAGCGAACTGTCGCCTCGGCGATGGGCGTAGCGCAACGTAGTTCCGGCGAAGCTTCCCGCTATCGCGTCGCGCACGCGGGGAACGCGAAGTAGCTTGGGCGCCAATAGATTGCGTATCCCGCGGGCGAGCCGGGGATGCAGCGTGATGTTACGTGCCACGAGGCCGGACTGGACCAGGACACGCTTGCCGATCGGATGGCGCTCGTCGTGATAGCTGTCCAGAACGGCATCGGAGGCGCCATCAAGAGCCGCGTCGAGTTTCCAGGCGAGGTTGACGGCGTCTTGGATACCGGTGTTCATGCCTTGCCCGCCCATCGGGGAATGAACGTGCGCCGCGTCTCCGGCCAGGAACACACGACCATGCCGATATTGAGCGACTTGTCTTTCCTCACAACGGAATCGCGACTTCGATCCGACGTCGAGCAACTCAGGCTCGGCACCCAGCGCCCTGGCAAGAACGCCGGCGATCTCGTCATCGTGCACCGGCTCAGTGTTCGGTAGCTGGTTATGGCGGTCCCATTCCATCGCGCGATACCAGGAGCCGTCCGCGTCGTGTCGGCCGTAAGGGGCCAAGAAGCCGAACACATCACGGGTGCTGGCCAGGTGCAAGCCACCGCCGCTGGGTCCATGCGCCAATTTCACGTCCGCAAGCACGACGGAGGACAACACGGTCCTGCCCGGAAACTGCGCTCGCACCAAGGCGCGAACAGTGCTGTGGGCGCCGTCGGCGCCGATGAGGTACTTCGCCCGCCACTGTTGCTCAGTGCTGCCGTCGTGGCTGCGTGCGGTCACCGTTATGCCCTCGCCGTCTTGGTCAAGGCCGACGACCTCGACGCCCCGGCGGATGTCGGCGCCTCGTTCGACGGCGTAGCCCTCGAGTGCACGGTCTACGTTGGTCTGCGGCGCGACCATCACGAACCGGTACGGCGAATCCAGATGGCTGAGATCCAGTCGGGCGCCGGCGAAGAGGCGGACTGCCGGTGCTTTGTGCGAGTTCGCCAGGAGACCCTCGGCGACCCCGCGCGAATCGAGCAGCTCGAGTGTGCGCGCCATGGTGGCGAAGGCGCGGCTGGATGGATTGGTGGCAGGCCAGCGTTCCAACACGGTGACCGACCGGCCCGCGCGGGCCAAATCCCCGGCGGCGGTCAGTCCGGTGGGCCCGGCACCGACGACAAGGACGTCCGCGTGAGACCGTGTCATCACGCCACCACCTCGGGGTTCGGGTACCAGCGGCGGATGTCGTCGGGTGTCGCAGTGGCGGCGCGGTTGAACACAAACCGGCAACCCGGCTGTAAGGCGTGCGCCGCGTTGACAATCGCCTCGAACAGCAGGGTGTTGCTTGCCACCAGTCGCACCCCGGCGCCGATGAGAACCGCGTCGTAGTGGTTTGCCTGCAGCCAGCTGCGAGCCTTGGCGACACCGGCTTCACCGAAGTCGATGAGGCAGTTGTCGACCCGATATCCCGCTGCCCGCAGTGCGGCGACATTGTCGTCGTTCGCGGCCCGCAGGGTCTCTTTGGACAAGCCGGCGAATTGCGCGAAGTCGGCTGCCGTGTAGTCGATTACCTCGGGGTCGAGGCCGATTTGGATTGCTGTGACGGTCACTGCCGAAACTCCCTCGCCATCGAGTTCAACAACTGTTGAATCCGACGATAGCGAAGCCGATTGGCGGTGTCAACAGTTGTTGAATACACTGCTGGCATGCCGGCGAAGACCCGTGAAGGACGTGACGGACAGGCGACGCGAGCGACGATCCTGGCCACGGCTCGAACGCAATTCGGCAACAACGGCTTTGAGCGCACCACCATCCGATCGGTGGCGGCGGCGGCCGGCGTCGACCCGGCGCTCGTCATGCATTACTTCGGCAGCAAGGCCGAATTGTTCGCCGCCGCGTCTCGGCTGGACATCACCTTCCCCGACCTTTCCGATGTCCCTCCCGACCGCATCGCCGATGTGCTGCTGCCGTTGTTCGTAAGTGTCTGGGGACCGGAAGGGCCGTTCCTGCCGCTGTTACGGGCGGCCGCCACCAACCAGGCGGCCACCGACGCCTTGCTCGGGGTGTTCGTCGACCGGGTCGCCCCGGCGTTGGCCGCGGTCGTACCCGACCGGGCCCATGAGCGCGCCGCGTTGGTGGGTTCCCAAGTGCTGGGACTTGCCGTCGCGCGCTACGTTCTGGCGATCCCGGCACTGGCCGAGATGGATGACGGCGATCTCATTGCCTGGTTGAGGCCGGTGCTAGCGCACTACCTTGCCGGCCGCGCGCCCTGACGGCGGTTCGGTCCCAGCCCTGTCGGTGATGTGCTCGTGCACGCACTCGATGAACGCCTGCGTCGCAGCCGATCGCAGTTCGGCATGCGGAGCGACCAGGTGAACCTCCCGCCGCAAGACAGCGCCCCGCACGGGAAGCAGGACGAGGGCCGAGCCCACCTCTGCACGGCTTCGCGCCACCGATTCCGGAAGCAACGCCACGCCCAAGTCCTGGCAGACGAAATGGACCACCTCGTCGACACGAGTCACTTCAAAAGCCACGCGCCGCCGCACCTCCCCGAAGCCGCGATCGGTTTCATGGCGCAATCCGTATCCGGGCGGGAAGTCGATGAACGGGTAGTCGGCCAACGCGTCCAGTGACACAGCGGGGCCGGCGGCAAGTGGATGCCGGATGGGCAGCACCGCCACCAGCGCCTCGGAGAACAAGTGGTCGAAAGACAGCCGATCGGCCGATCGCGCCACGTTCGAACCGACGACCGCGACGTCGAGTTTGCGGTCGCGCGTCGCTTGCACCAGCAGGTCGCTGCCGCCACTGCGCAGTGTCACGGTGACGTCGGGGTAGCGGGTGTGAAAGGTCGCCATGAGGGCCGCAACGTCGAGGCTCTCCGACGGGATCTCCATCATCCCGACGGTGAGTCGCCCGGTCACCGCGCCACGCAGCGCTTGCGCGCTGACGACGATTTGGTCCAGCCCGCCGACGACCTGGCGCAACAGCGGAAGCAGGGATTCGCCCGCCGGAGTCAGCGAGACCGAGCGGGTGGTCCGGTTGAAGATCTGCAGTCCCAGTTCCTCCTCGAGCTTGCGCACCTGCTGACTCAATGCCGATTGCACGACGAACATGTTGTCCGCGGCGCGAGTGAAGCTGCGGCTTTCCGCGACGGCGAGTACATAGCGAATCTGCTGCAGGTTCACAATTGATCACTCCCAATGATTGATCAGATCATATCTATGCGCTGGACGCCTAAGTGCGGTGCGTCGAGAATTAGCCGAATGACCTCGGGTGACCGGCGCGAACGGCCGATGCCGGCCACTGCAGTCGCCGTGCGCCCGCAATCCGGCCTGCGAACCAACGACTGCTCCTCTGCCGAGGTGCGCGAGCGGATCAACGCTGAGCTCGAAGGCCTACCGTTTCTGGGCACCCTCGGCTGCGATAAGCGCACCCTGGTGGCCGGAGCGGTCGAGGAACTGAAGCTCACCTACACCGTCGGCCTCTCCGGTATCGCCGATAGCGGCTGGTTGAAGCTGTGCTTTCGCTACTACTCCGACTGGGACTTGCAGACCACCGACCCTGCCGGGCGTGACTTCGCCACGGCAACCTTGATCGATCGATCGCTGATCGGCGGAGCCTCGCCGGACGGCGCTGCCACGGTGCAGCGTTTGACCACTCGCTACGACGTCAAAGGCGGCGAGCGGCCCTTCCAGAAGTCGCTTCTGGTGCATGTGGTGGACGGCTACCTGCGTCCCGGTGACGTCATCGAGATCCGACTCGGCGACCGCCGGTTCGGCGGGGCCGGTACCCGGGTGCAGACCTTCGTCGAGGACGACTTCGAATTGCATCTCTATGTCGATCCCCTCGGCACCTCGCGCATGGCCCACGCCGCAGTCGCCAAGATCGACATTGCTCCGGGGCCGCCCGAGCGGTTGGTGGTGCAGGGTCCGCGCGTCGTGAGCCCTCGCACCGCGACTGTGCAGTTGCGCGCCCATCTGCAGGACCGCTGGGGCAATGTGTGCCGCGGCGTGCCTGCGACCGTGCGTGCCGACTGCAACGGTGAGCGCGCGGCCACGGCCCAGACACCGGCCACCGGATGGGCGCACGCGGTGCTGAGCCTGCCGGCCCGGGCCGGTGTCTTCGCGGTAACGGCGGAAACGGACACCGTGACGTTCGGGCCGACCACCGCCGAGATCGACGTGGTGGCAGACCTTCCCGCTCCCCGGGCCTATTTCGGTGACCTGCATGTGCACTCCAACGACACGGTCGGAACGCAGAACACCGATTGGAATCTGCGCTATGGCCGCGATATCGGCGGACTGGACATACTCGGCTACACCGCCAACGACTTTCAGATCACCGACGGCGCCTGGGCGGACGTTGTCGCAGCCTGCCGTGCGGCATCCCACGACGGCCAATTCGTGTGCTTTCCGGGAGTGGAGTGGTGCGGAACCGCCGGTGTCGGCGGTGATCACAACGTCGTCTTCCTCGGTGAAGACACCACCATTGCGCGATCCCTGGAGTGGCGCCAGGGCATGACCGCCACCGCGCCTACCCCGCAGACGTGGCCTATCACCGAACTGTATGCCGCCTATGAAAAAGAGCCCGACTCATACTTGTTGATCCCGCATGTCGGGGGCAGGCGTGCGGTATTGGATTGGCACCACCCCGAATTGGAACGCCTCATCGAAGTGCATTCCAGCTGGGGCAGCAGCCCATGGTTCCTCGAGGACGCACTGTCGCGCGGGCTCAAGTTGGGGGCCAGTGCGGCCAGTGACGAACATCGCGGCCGGCCCGGCGGCGGGGCACCCGGCGCCAACATCTTCGGCGGACACGGTGGTCTGACCGGCGTCCTGGCCGACGACCTGACCGCGAAATTCGTCGGTCGGGCTTTGCGCTCGCGGCGAACCTGGGCGACCACCGGCAGCCGGTCAGTTGCGCTGCTGCGCAGCGGGAGCGACTGGATGGGGGACGAAATCCTGACTGCCGCAGCGAGTCTGGAAGTCGACTATGCGGTGTACGGCAGCACGGGCTGGGAAGAACTGGCTATTTACGACACGCACGGACCGCTATGGCGGCGCGACCTCAACGCCGAAGCCGGGCTTTCGGATTCCTTGGTGCGGATTCGCTGGGGCGGTGCGCGGCACCGGGACCGTTACCGTTGGGCCACCTGGGTAGGGCACCTGAAAGTCACGGAGACGTCGATTGATTCGGTGCAACCCTGGGCGACCAGCCATCCCGAGCAGGCCATTGACGTCACCGGCCCAACGGTCTCCTGGCGCACCGCTACCTACGGCTCCGACGTCGGCGTGATTGTGCGCCTCGGTGACCTCGCGCGGGCACAGCTGCGGATCGACACCACAGTGACCGAAGACGACAGCGCTGCGAGCCTGACCGTCACCGGCGCACAGTTGATCGCGCAATCGCGCTACGAGCAGGCCGTCGGCGGGCTGAACCTGCGAATACGGGTGGAACGCATCGCCGAGCCGGCAGCACTGCCCACCGCTGTCACCGGAGCGCTGCCGGTGAATCTGCCTCCTGAGCACAGTGCGATTTATCTACGGGCCGCGCAGTGCGACGGACATCAGGTGTGGACCAGTCCGCTGTTCATCTCTCAAGCCGCGACGGAGCCACGATGACGAAGCACGCGGCGCTGACGCGCCGCCGCCACGTCGACTTCGGTCGTATCACCTGCGCGGCGTGTCCGGCATGTGTCCGGTGAATCCACCCGGCTGCCGACCGTCCCACCAATTCGAACATCCCCGGGAGAATCCGTGTCCCGTCCTCGACAGATCTATTTCGCAATCATCTCCGCATTCCTCGTCACCGCGGCGCTGGCCGGCTGCACCGGGGGCGGACCGACCCCCAAGTCGTCTGGGGTCACGTTGCGGTTGGGCTACCTGACGCGAATCACCCACGCGTCGGCGCTCGTTGGCATCGAGAACGGCGCGTTCGCCAGGAATCTCGGCCCCGGCGTCAATTTCCAGCCGCAACCGTTCAGTCAAGGCACCGCCGAAACGACAGCATTGCTGTCAGGCCAACTCGATGCCGCCTTCGTCGGTCCCAATCCGGCGTTCAACGCCTGGCAGCGGTCCAATGGCACCGCCATCAAGATCATCTCCGGCTCCGCGACCGGCGGCACATCGATGGTGGTCAAGCCGGGTATCACGGCCGCAGCCGACCTGCGGGGGAAGACCGTCGCCGACCCCGCACTCGGCGGGGCGCAAGACGTCAGCCTGCGCGATTGGTTGCTGAAGAACGGGCTGAAGACCAATCCACAAGGCGGCGGCGATGTTTCGATCAAGCCGACCACGCCTGAGTCGGCCATCGTCCAACAGTTCATCAGCAACCAGATTGCCGGTGCCATCGAATCCGCCCCTTATGACGTCCAGCTGGTCAACGCCGGCGGGGTGCGGCTCTGGTCAGATCCCAACACCATCACCATTCTGGTTGTGCGGCAGGAATTCTTGTCCGCCCATCCCGATGTTGTGGCGGCCTTGGTCCGCGGCCAGATCGAAGCGAACGACACGATCCACAACAATCCGGATGCCGCTGCCCAAGCTGCCAACGCCACTTTGACCAAGGCGCTCGGTAGTGGGCTCTCACCCGAGGTGTTGACTGCGTCGTTCCAGGAGACGACTTTCACCAATGACCCCGGAGTGCAGTCGCTCAACGACCAAGTCCGAAAAGCCGTGGCTGTGGGCCTGTTACAGCCACTCAATCTCGACGGCATCTTCGATCTGGGTCCGCTCAACCGAGAACTCGCTGCGGTGGGTAAGCCGGCGGTGGCGGCGTGACGACGATCGCCGGGCGGGAGGTGGCCGTGTCCGATCCCGCTGCCAACGCGCCCGCCGCGATTCCAGCCATTCGACTGGACCAGGTAAGGAAACACTTCGGAACCGGGCGGTCATCTGTCGCCGCCGTAGGCCCGATTTCGCTTACCGTGCGAGCCGGTGAATTCGTCTGTCTGGTAGGGGTTTCGGGCTGCGGTAAAAGCACCCTGTTATCCCTCATCGCTGGATTGGACCGGCCCACATCAGGTGTGTTGGACACCGGTGGGCACCGAGTCGCGCTGATGTTCCAGGAGGCTGCCCTGTTCCCGTGGTTGACCGCGGCGGGAAACGTGGAACTGGCGTTGCGGGCGCGAGCGATGTCGCGCCAGCAACGACGCGCGAAGGCTCGCGAACTCTTGGAAACCGTTGGACTGACAGCTTTCGCCGACAACAGGCCGCACCAGTTGTCCGGCGGGATGCAGCAGCGAGTCGCATTGGCCCGCGCGCTGGCGCAAGACGCCGACGTGTTGCTCATGGACGAGCCCTTCGCCGCCCTGGACGCTTTGACGCGCGACCGTCTCCAAGGCGAGCTCGAGCGAATCGTGCTGGCGCGCAACCTGACCGTCGTCTTCGTCACCCATAACGTGCGTGAGGCGGTACGCCTTGCCGATCGCGTCGTGCTGTTGAGCCAACGGCCCGCCACGATCGTCGAACAATTTGACGTGGCGCTGCCGCGCCCACGCGACATCAACACCGCTCAGGTTGCGGAACTGGCCGCAGAAATCACCGAGCAACTCAATCGGAGCGCACATGCTGACGGCACCTGATCCCACGGTCCGCGTACTGCCGCCCACGAATCCCGGTACGCGACGGCGCAGCATTGCGCATGTCGTCGCGGCCGCCGTCTGGCCGAAGTTGCTGGCAGTCACCGTGCTCGTAGTCTTCTGGGAGCTGATCGTCCTGAGCGGATGGAAGCCCTCGTTCGTACTGCCCGGACCCGTCGCCGTTGCGGAAAATCTCTGGCAGCAGCTGCATGGTGTGGTGCTGTGGCAAGCCATCGGCACCACCATGGGCCGAGCCGTCACCGGATTTGCTCTCGCAGCGGTGATCGGATCGTTGACCGGCGCGCTGATCGCCCGGAATAAATTGTTCCGCAAGGCATTCGGCCCATTGATCACCGGCCTGCAGACGATGCCGGCGATCGCGTGGTTCCCGTTCGCCATCATCTTCTTCGGCCTGAGCACCACCGCAATCCTGTTTGTCATCGTGGTCGGCGCCGTCCCGTCCGTAGCCATCGGAGTGATCTCCGGTGTCGACCACATCTCACCTGTGTTGCTGCGGGCAGCGTCCACCTTGCAGTTGAAATCGCTTGCCTTGTACCGCCTGGTGATCCTGCCGGCCGCCCTACCGATGTTCGTCGCTGGACTGAAGCAGGGGTGGGCTTTCGCGTGGCGCAGCCTGATGGCCGGTGAGCTCGTCGTGCTGGTTGCCAACACGTCATCGATCGGGGTGTTGCTCGAGAATGCGCAGAATCTCAGCGACATGCCCTCGGCGATCGCCGTCATGATCGTGATCCTGGCGATCGGCATCGTTGTCGACGCGTTGTTCAGCACTTTGGACCTGCGAATCCGCCGTCGGTGGGGGCTGCTGGACGACCATGACGCCTGACGGTCACCAGTCGCAGCGACCGCCGTTTCGACTCTGGGCTTTCGGTGACGCACACGTAGGGACCGACAAGTGCTTCGGCCGAGACAGTCTGGCAGAGGCCATCATTCACTCAGAGTTCGGCGGGCCCGATGGCGGGCCGGCGTTCGAGTGGGATCTGGCCATCGATGTCGGCGACATGTCGGGTAAGCATCACAGCCTTCCCGACGATGCCGAAGGACTCGAGGTCACCCGGCAGTTCGCAGCGCTGCGCCGGCACCGGCGCGAGGACATCTACGACGTGTGCGGCAATCACGACCGAAGTGGCCTCGACGAGCCGGAGGCATGGTGGTGGCGCAAGTGGGTGGACCCACTCGGGGAGCACCCGGAAAGCTCCGGCGTTGATGCGCATGCGCGGCGCTACCCGGTCACCGGAACCTGGGAGCGCTATTCGTTTCAGGTGGGCAACCTGCTGTTTCTGATGATGAGTGACCG from Mycobacterium kubicae includes these protein-coding regions:
- a CDS encoding glycosyltransferase, yielding MKVVVVSYGSRGDVEPCAALGRELLHRGHQVQMTVPPNLLKFVESAGLTAVAYGPDSREQLNPASELVRDLATKPQNWFDLLGHVIQHVSAVDAEKSATLTSLADGADLLVSGFNEQGLTANVAEYYGIPFAALHYFPERLWASGGPATVIAKHSEDAQRRALGLPETSKSAAQRMAESGILEVQAYDEICLPGRAAEWVSPEARRPFVGALTLELPTDADEDVLSWIAADAPPIYFGFGSTPLESAADTVHMISTACRKLNQRALICSAAEQLADFPRSDHVKIVAAVNHAVIFPACRAVVHHGGAGTTAAAMRAGIPMHIHWLWLDQPMWAAAVTQLGVGTGRPFGTATEESLIADLTTILTPQYAERARALAPRLTAAATSAAHTADLLQRIALP
- a CDS encoding MFS transporter gives rise to the protein MFAAVLAVLLAIGWAANHFAALMPVISDHQHLSAATLNAVFGVYAVGLLPGLLIGGRISDALGRRSVAYAGSAGALAGTVAMLLSQHSGVLLVGRLIVGVGVGLAISSCTAWASDLKGPGGAATAGAVLTAGFAIGPFAGGIIGTAGQRGVEASFLVAAALVVLAAVATVVAVHRAAAPKPVTAIGRQQATSGQHGAARALSWAMPLAPWVFASATLAFVTIPTRLHTGLAAPVAAGTAALIVNGASGSIQVLARLRRWGPQTGTVGASLAAVGYALAATAPRTMTVEMGVPLLVVLGCASGLCLREGLIDLEAAAPKRSRGAITGVFYAVTYIGFGLPLLLTTIGYGVAAMLLGAMAVLAAATAVSRAVRLRRDSHRQR
- a CDS encoding FAD-dependent oxidoreductase; this translates as MTRSHADVLVVGAGPTGLTAAGDLARAGRSVTVLERWPATNPSSRAFATMARTLELLDSRGVAEGLLANSHKAPAVRLFAGARLDLSHLDSPYRFVMVAPQTNVDRALEGYAVERGADIRRGVEVVGLDQDGEGITVTARSHDGSTEQQWRAKYLIGADGAHSTVRALVRAQFPGRTVLSSVVLADVKLAHGPSGGGLHLASTRDVFGFLAPYGRHDADGSWYRAMEWDRHNQLPNTEPVHDDEIAGVLARALGAEPELLDVGSKSRFRCEERQVAQYRHGRVFLAGDAAHVHSPMGGQGMNTGIQDAVNLAWKLDAALDGASDAVLDSYHDERHPIGKRVLVQSGLVARNITLHPRLARGIRNLLAPKLLRVPRVRDAIAGSFAGTTLRYAHRRGDSSLVGTRATQIPLTHDRLTRLQRRPGFVLIREQGASTLDVGLLQAERADGGPAVLVRPDGYIAWSGRSADRPAWLAALGRWTAAARQAVAN
- a CDS encoding DUF3533 domain-containing protein, with the protein product MPPQPAAPCDADLSDGQPLIRPQHRRWSLRRIPLETRKAAAVIAIALAMTSSFAAAYTVALGRPSPRQLPIGVVGPTSVTGPIIAGMQQRQHDFDVRSYPSRQSAVAAIDHQTITAVIDATETPPQLLISSASGPSAAHVLTQLDEPTPGRYLLPIVDLHPLPPSDPGGLATFYLVIAATILGFVTMFQLRANVNTLTLGRWLACLGVLAIAGGASLAAVAGPILDALHAPFPELWLLTSLQIAVAAAFNSTMLVLIHRWAIIPTWGVFILLGNTSSGGAVSPSLLPQPFAFLNHALPSGATVSAIHAASYFPHQQRIMPFLVLAAWLLVTLTALVTCSRALGRSPTD
- a CDS encoding TetR family transcriptional regulator, with product MPAKTREGRDGQATRATILATARTQFGNNGFERTTIRSVAAAAGVDPALVMHYFGSKAELFAAASRLDITFPDLSDVPPDRIADVLLPLFVSVWGPEGPFLPLLRAAATNQAATDALLGVFVDRVAPALAAVVPDRAHERAALVGSQVLGLAVARYVLAIPALAEMDDGDLIAWLRPVLAHYLAGRAP
- a CDS encoding LysR family transcriptional regulator — encoded protein: MNLQQIRYVLAVAESRSFTRAADNMFVVQSALSQQVRKLEEELGLQIFNRTTRSVSLTPAGESLLPLLRQVVGGLDQIVVSAQALRGAVTGRLTVGMMEIPSESLDVAALMATFHTRYPDVTVTLRSGGSDLLVQATRDRKLDVAVVGSNVARSADRLSFDHLFSEALVAVLPIRHPLAAGPAVSLDALADYPFIDFPPGYGLRHETDRGFGEVRRRVAFEVTRVDEVVHFVCQDLGVALLPESVARSRAEVGSALVLLPVRGAVLRREVHLVAPHAELRSAATQAFIECVHEHITDRAGTEPPSGRAAGKVVR